The Acropora palmata chromosome 10, jaAcrPala1.3, whole genome shotgun sequence genome contains a region encoding:
- the LOC141895349 gene encoding G2/M phase-specific E3 ubiquitin-protein ligase-like, which produces MLEYCETRLFPDGFPTESVLAVARDDFLTAGEVMAMSIVQGGPCPNFLAPEIYNVLSRSFVIEDLKDESLKETCLKLRSASEMELKDILLKDHVLDTLQRIGYNGVPAKENKESIKRVVEAICMYDQTPAGSLSSLVKLEEGLKTYGLLKSIRGSPDMWRPVFVPGCEPSVTATTFLNELVVDFSLSDVKKQQEIDVFYHFTNFIQSLDSAGVGKT; this is translated from the exons ATGCTTGAATACTGTGAAACAAGGCTGTTCCCTGATGGGTTTCCAACAGAGTCAGTGTTGGCTGTAGCAAGGGATGATTTTCTGACTGCTGGTGAAGTGATGGCTATGTCCATTGTCCAGGGTGGGCCATGCCCAAACTTTCTTGCACCAGAAATTTATAATGTGCTCAGCAGATCATTTGTGATTGAGGATTTGAAAGATGAATCATTAAAGGAAACCTGTCTTAAG CTTAGAAGTGCATCAGAAATGGAGCTCAAAGACATTCTTCTTAAAGACCATGTTCTAGATACCCTTCAACGCATTGGCTACAATGGTGTCCCAGcaaaagagaacaaagaaTCAATAAAAAGAGTTGTAGA AGCCATTTGCATGTATGATCAAACACCAGCAGGAAGTTTATCTAGTCTGGTGAAATTAGAGGAGGGGTTGAAGACTTACGGCCTCTTAAAATCAATCAGGGGAAGTCCAGATATGTGGAGACCAGTGTTTGTCCCAGGTTGTGAGCCTAGTGTGACAGCTACTACTTTCCTCAACGAGCTAGTTGTCGATTTCAGTCTTTCAGATGTAAAAAAGCAGCAGGAAATTGACGTTTTCTATCACTTTACCAACTTTATCCAATCACTTGATTCGGCTGGTGTAGGAAAAACCTGA